From Passer domesticus isolate bPasDom1 chromosome 8, bPasDom1.hap1, whole genome shotgun sequence, a single genomic window includes:
- the ENTPD1 gene encoding ectonucleoside triphosphate diphosphohydrolase 1 isoform X2, whose translation MDEPKVTGTKPKMSSTRTILLILGFLSTLAVIALIAVAVTQNQPLPKNIKYGIVLDAGSSHTNLYVYEWPAEKENDTGVVKQVEVCKVEGPGISGYSHATEKAGPSLAQCLQQAKEVIPSAQHKETPVYLGATAGMRLLRLQNESAADKVLSSVGNTLRSAPFNFQGARIITGQEEGAYGWITINYLLGNFKQSGWQKLLHSLKSSSETSGALDLGGASTQITFVSKELSSESPENQLYFRLYGKDYQVYTHSFLCYGKDQALQQKLARDLQTVENSTLSDPCFHKGYERTINISDFFKNPCTSDKKKELSFSQLYIKGEGDYQKCRENIQKLFDKSSCPYSSCSFNGIYLPPLQGDFGAFSAFYFVMNFLNLTSEPNPLALNKVTSTIESFCARPWQEVKTAYHHIKEKYLSEYCFSGAYILSLLENGYGFTENNWQTINFLGKIGSSDAGWTLGYMLNLTNMIPAEEPAGPPLSHGSYVGLMVLCSLVLVSVLLFAWLLFHKPKCLQKGIV comes from the exons ATGGACGAGCCAAAGG TCACAGGTACCAAACCAAAGATGTCCTCAACAAGAACGATTCTACTCATCCTGGGATTCCTCTCTACTTTGGCTGTAATTGCTTTAATTGCTGTAGCAGTGACCCAAAACCAGCCACTTCCGAAGAATATTAAG TATGGGATCGTGCTGGATGCGGGATCATCCCACACCAACCTCTACGTGTACGAGTGGCCAGCAGAGAAGGAGAACGACACCGGGGTGGTGAAGCAGGTGGAGGTGTGCAAAGTTGAAG GCCCTGGGATCTCAGGTTACTCCCATGCCACAGAGAAGGCAGGTCCCTCTCTGGCACAGTGCCTACAACAAGCAAAAGAGGTGATTccctcagcacagcacaaagaGACACCCGTCTACCTCGGAGCAACTGCTGGCATGCGGCTTCTCAG GTTGCAGAATGAAAGTGCAGCAGACAAAGTCTTGTCCTCAGTAGGAAACACACTACGCTCAGCTCCCTTCAACTTCCAGGGTGCCAGAATCATCACTGGTCAGGAAGAAGGAGCCTATGGATGGATCACCATTAACTACCTTCTGGGCAATTTCAAGCAG tcTGGCTGGCAAAAGCTTCTACACTCCCTGAAATCTTCAAGTGAGACATCAGGAGCACTAGACCTTGGAGGAGCCTCCACACAGATTACCTTTGTATCAAAGGAACTCAGTTCTGAGTCCCCAGAGAACCAGCTCTACTTCCGTCTCTATGGCAAGGATTACCAAGTGTACACACACAGCTTTCTCTGCTATGGGaaggaccaggctctgcagcagaaaCTGGCCAGGGATCTACAG ACCGTGGAGAACAGCACTCTCTCCGACCCATGCTTTCACAAGGGTTATGAGAGGACTATAAATATTAGTGACTTCTTCAAAAACCCTTGCACATCAGACAAGAAAAAGGAATTATCTTTCAGCCAGCTGTACATAAAGGGAGAGGGGGACTATCAAAAGTGCCGAGAAAACATCCAGAAACTCTTCGACAAAAGCAGTTGTCCTTACTCCAGTTGCTCCTTCAACGGGATATACCTACCTCCATTACAAGGGGACTTTGGG gctttttctgctttctatTTTGTGATGAACTTTTTGAACCTGACCAGTGAACCAAACCCCCTTGCCCTGAACAAAGTGACCAGCACCATTGAGAGCTTCTGCGCCCGTCCTTGGCAAGAG GTGAAGACAGCATATCACCACATCAAAGAAAAGTACTTGAGTGAATATTGCTTCTCTGGAGCCTACATCCTCTCTCTCCTGGAAAATGGCTATGGGTTCACTGAAAACAACTGGCAAACGATCAACTTCCTTGGAAAG ATTGGCAGCAGTGATGCAGGTTGGACCCTGGGCTACATGCTGAACCTGACCAACATGATCCCTGCAGAGGAGCCAGCCGGGCCCCCTCTGTCCCACGGCAGCTACGTGGGGCTGATGGTGCTGTGCTCCCTTGTGCTGGTGTCTGTGCTCCTGTTTGCCTGGCTTCTCTTCCACAAGCCCAAGTGCCTGCAGAAGGGGATTGTTTAG
- the ENTPD1 gene encoding ectonucleoside triphosphate diphosphohydrolase 1 isoform X1 produces the protein MEITVLTAEVTGTKPKMSSTRTILLILGFLSTLAVIALIAVAVTQNQPLPKNIKYGIVLDAGSSHTNLYVYEWPAEKENDTGVVKQVEVCKVEGPGISGYSHATEKAGPSLAQCLQQAKEVIPSAQHKETPVYLGATAGMRLLRLQNESAADKVLSSVGNTLRSAPFNFQGARIITGQEEGAYGWITINYLLGNFKQSGWQKLLHSLKSSSETSGALDLGGASTQITFVSKELSSESPENQLYFRLYGKDYQVYTHSFLCYGKDQALQQKLARDLQTVENSTLSDPCFHKGYERTINISDFFKNPCTSDKKKELSFSQLYIKGEGDYQKCRENIQKLFDKSSCPYSSCSFNGIYLPPLQGDFGAFSAFYFVMNFLNLTSEPNPLALNKVTSTIESFCARPWQEVKTAYHHIKEKYLSEYCFSGAYILSLLENGYGFTENNWQTINFLGKIGSSDAGWTLGYMLNLTNMIPAEEPAGPPLSHGSYVGLMVLCSLVLVSVLLFAWLLFHKPKCLQKGIV, from the exons ATGGAGATCACAGTGCTGACAGCTGAAG TCACAGGTACCAAACCAAAGATGTCCTCAACAAGAACGATTCTACTCATCCTGGGATTCCTCTCTACTTTGGCTGTAATTGCTTTAATTGCTGTAGCAGTGACCCAAAACCAGCCACTTCCGAAGAATATTAAG TATGGGATCGTGCTGGATGCGGGATCATCCCACACCAACCTCTACGTGTACGAGTGGCCAGCAGAGAAGGAGAACGACACCGGGGTGGTGAAGCAGGTGGAGGTGTGCAAAGTTGAAG GCCCTGGGATCTCAGGTTACTCCCATGCCACAGAGAAGGCAGGTCCCTCTCTGGCACAGTGCCTACAACAAGCAAAAGAGGTGATTccctcagcacagcacaaagaGACACCCGTCTACCTCGGAGCAACTGCTGGCATGCGGCTTCTCAG GTTGCAGAATGAAAGTGCAGCAGACAAAGTCTTGTCCTCAGTAGGAAACACACTACGCTCAGCTCCCTTCAACTTCCAGGGTGCCAGAATCATCACTGGTCAGGAAGAAGGAGCCTATGGATGGATCACCATTAACTACCTTCTGGGCAATTTCAAGCAG tcTGGCTGGCAAAAGCTTCTACACTCCCTGAAATCTTCAAGTGAGACATCAGGAGCACTAGACCTTGGAGGAGCCTCCACACAGATTACCTTTGTATCAAAGGAACTCAGTTCTGAGTCCCCAGAGAACCAGCTCTACTTCCGTCTCTATGGCAAGGATTACCAAGTGTACACACACAGCTTTCTCTGCTATGGGaaggaccaggctctgcagcagaaaCTGGCCAGGGATCTACAG ACCGTGGAGAACAGCACTCTCTCCGACCCATGCTTTCACAAGGGTTATGAGAGGACTATAAATATTAGTGACTTCTTCAAAAACCCTTGCACATCAGACAAGAAAAAGGAATTATCTTTCAGCCAGCTGTACATAAAGGGAGAGGGGGACTATCAAAAGTGCCGAGAAAACATCCAGAAACTCTTCGACAAAAGCAGTTGTCCTTACTCCAGTTGCTCCTTCAACGGGATATACCTACCTCCATTACAAGGGGACTTTGGG gctttttctgctttctatTTTGTGATGAACTTTTTGAACCTGACCAGTGAACCAAACCCCCTTGCCCTGAACAAAGTGACCAGCACCATTGAGAGCTTCTGCGCCCGTCCTTGGCAAGAG GTGAAGACAGCATATCACCACATCAAAGAAAAGTACTTGAGTGAATATTGCTTCTCTGGAGCCTACATCCTCTCTCTCCTGGAAAATGGCTATGGGTTCACTGAAAACAACTGGCAAACGATCAACTTCCTTGGAAAG ATTGGCAGCAGTGATGCAGGTTGGACCCTGGGCTACATGCTGAACCTGACCAACATGATCCCTGCAGAGGAGCCAGCCGGGCCCCCTCTGTCCCACGGCAGCTACGTGGGGCTGATGGTGCTGTGCTCCCTTGTGCTGGTGTCTGTGCTCCTGTTTGCCTGGCTTCTCTTCCACAAGCCCAAGTGCCTGCAGAAGGGGATTGTTTAG
- the ENTPD1 gene encoding ectonucleoside triphosphate diphosphohydrolase 1 isoform X3 has translation MSSTRTILLILGFLSTLAVIALIAVAVTQNQPLPKNIKYGIVLDAGSSHTNLYVYEWPAEKENDTGVVKQVEVCKVEGPGISGYSHATEKAGPSLAQCLQQAKEVIPSAQHKETPVYLGATAGMRLLRLQNESAADKVLSSVGNTLRSAPFNFQGARIITGQEEGAYGWITINYLLGNFKQSGWQKLLHSLKSSSETSGALDLGGASTQITFVSKELSSESPENQLYFRLYGKDYQVYTHSFLCYGKDQALQQKLARDLQTVENSTLSDPCFHKGYERTINISDFFKNPCTSDKKKELSFSQLYIKGEGDYQKCRENIQKLFDKSSCPYSSCSFNGIYLPPLQGDFGAFSAFYFVMNFLNLTSEPNPLALNKVTSTIESFCARPWQEVKTAYHHIKEKYLSEYCFSGAYILSLLENGYGFTENNWQTINFLGKIGSSDAGWTLGYMLNLTNMIPAEEPAGPPLSHGSYVGLMVLCSLVLVSVLLFAWLLFHKPKCLQKGIV, from the exons ATGTCCTCAACAAGAACGATTCTACTCATCCTGGGATTCCTCTCTACTTTGGCTGTAATTGCTTTAATTGCTGTAGCAGTGACCCAAAACCAGCCACTTCCGAAGAATATTAAG TATGGGATCGTGCTGGATGCGGGATCATCCCACACCAACCTCTACGTGTACGAGTGGCCAGCAGAGAAGGAGAACGACACCGGGGTGGTGAAGCAGGTGGAGGTGTGCAAAGTTGAAG GCCCTGGGATCTCAGGTTACTCCCATGCCACAGAGAAGGCAGGTCCCTCTCTGGCACAGTGCCTACAACAAGCAAAAGAGGTGATTccctcagcacagcacaaagaGACACCCGTCTACCTCGGAGCAACTGCTGGCATGCGGCTTCTCAG GTTGCAGAATGAAAGTGCAGCAGACAAAGTCTTGTCCTCAGTAGGAAACACACTACGCTCAGCTCCCTTCAACTTCCAGGGTGCCAGAATCATCACTGGTCAGGAAGAAGGAGCCTATGGATGGATCACCATTAACTACCTTCTGGGCAATTTCAAGCAG tcTGGCTGGCAAAAGCTTCTACACTCCCTGAAATCTTCAAGTGAGACATCAGGAGCACTAGACCTTGGAGGAGCCTCCACACAGATTACCTTTGTATCAAAGGAACTCAGTTCTGAGTCCCCAGAGAACCAGCTCTACTTCCGTCTCTATGGCAAGGATTACCAAGTGTACACACACAGCTTTCTCTGCTATGGGaaggaccaggctctgcagcagaaaCTGGCCAGGGATCTACAG ACCGTGGAGAACAGCACTCTCTCCGACCCATGCTTTCACAAGGGTTATGAGAGGACTATAAATATTAGTGACTTCTTCAAAAACCCTTGCACATCAGACAAGAAAAAGGAATTATCTTTCAGCCAGCTGTACATAAAGGGAGAGGGGGACTATCAAAAGTGCCGAGAAAACATCCAGAAACTCTTCGACAAAAGCAGTTGTCCTTACTCCAGTTGCTCCTTCAACGGGATATACCTACCTCCATTACAAGGGGACTTTGGG gctttttctgctttctatTTTGTGATGAACTTTTTGAACCTGACCAGTGAACCAAACCCCCTTGCCCTGAACAAAGTGACCAGCACCATTGAGAGCTTCTGCGCCCGTCCTTGGCAAGAG GTGAAGACAGCATATCACCACATCAAAGAAAAGTACTTGAGTGAATATTGCTTCTCTGGAGCCTACATCCTCTCTCTCCTGGAAAATGGCTATGGGTTCACTGAAAACAACTGGCAAACGATCAACTTCCTTGGAAAG ATTGGCAGCAGTGATGCAGGTTGGACCCTGGGCTACATGCTGAACCTGACCAACATGATCCCTGCAGAGGAGCCAGCCGGGCCCCCTCTGTCCCACGGCAGCTACGTGGGGCTGATGGTGCTGTGCTCCCTTGTGCTGGTGTCTGTGCTCCTGTTTGCCTGGCTTCTCTTCCACAAGCCCAAGTGCCTGCAGAAGGGGATTGTTTAG